The following DNA comes from Gemmatimonadota bacterium.
GCGGGTCGGCGGAGAGCGCCATCACCAGGGGATCGATGTTGCCGTTCTCCGCGATCTGCTGCACACCGCCACTCGCCGGCTGCCCCAGCGCGAAGACGGTGGTGGCCCAGCGATGGGTGGCGGCCACGGGCGGAGTGAAGGCCTGGTTGGCCGTCAGGTTGTGCACGGTCACCTCGTAGACGCGGACGTCGTCGGTCGCGTCCGTGTCGTGGGCGGCGGTCAGCGCCTCCACGTCCTGCACCGGGGCCACGTCGTTGACCCCCTCGGTGCACGCGGCGAGGCCGAGCAGGGTCAGGGTGGCCACAACGGGTCTGCGCATGGGTTCCTCCGGAGTGTGTGGGTGCGAAGCCGTCTGGCCGGAGGTCCAGCAAGGAGCGGAACAGCGCCGCGCAAGGGCGGCGGACCCGTCGCAACTCATGGACGCAGAACAGGTTGGCGTGATCGCCCCGGGCTGGATCCCCCGCGCGCTGCCGTTCCACGGAACGCCCGGGCGCCCCGCCTGAACGCGGAACGGGATCGCCGGATCCGGCACGTCCGGGGTCCTTCCACCGAAGCCGGAACGCTGGGCCCGCGGGAGCGGAAGGTGCGCCAGGCCGGAACGAGAACGGGCCCGGCGACCGAAGTCACCGGACCCGAATGGAGCCCCCCGCGGATCTCACCGCCGCACGTCTTCCCGACCCGTCGCGGGAACTCCGAGCCTCGGTCCCCGACCACTTCTGGAGATCGGACCCATGCCTGTGTACGACATGGGACGCGGGGGAGATTCAAAGGGTTGCTTCGACGGACTGCCGACGGATCAGGAGGGGAGCAGGCGGTATCCCAGGGCAGCCGCAACGAGGCCCAGACCCACCTGGACGAGCACGTTCACAACCGCGCGGCCGGCATGCCCTGCCTGGAACAGCCCCACCGATTCGGCCGCGAATGCGCTGAAGGTGGTGAACCCGCCCAGCAGCCCCACCAGCACGAAGAGGCGGACGGTCGGATCGGGAGAGGGCTGCAGCTCCACCCACCGCCCGGCGACCCCGATCGCGAAGCATCCGAGCAGGTTGACCGAGAGGGTGCCGAGCGGGAAGACGCCCACCGGGACCACCCGCTGCGCCAGGACGCCCGCGAGGTAGCGGACCACCGAGCCGACGAACCCGCCGACCCCCACGAGCAGCAGGTGCGACAGCGCGACGCCGTTCATCGGGTCTCCGGACAGGCGTTCGCCGCGGAGATCCGGCATCCGCCGGATTCCGGATGATCCCAACGGTGCGCGTCGTCTGCCGGATGGGCGCCCATCGCGCATGCCTCCATCGTTCCGATGTCCCGAAACGCGGAGGATAACCCGATGATTCCCGATCCGCTCCATCCGGCGATCGTGCACTTCCCCGTGGTCCTGGCCGTGGCGCTTCCCGCCGTCGCGGTCGGGGTTCTGCTGTTCCTGCGCCGACGTGGCCCATCCCGAGGGGCGTGGGCGCTCGTGGCGGGTCTCGCCCTCCTCACGGCCGGGGTCTCCTGGCTGGCCCTGGAAACGGGCGAGGAGCAGGAGGAGGTCGTCGAAGAGGTGGTGGCCCGCCAACCGCTGCACGCACACGAGGAGGCCGCGGAGGTGTTCCTGGGCGCCACCGTGCTGGCTGCTGCGCTGTCGTTGGCCGGCCTGCTCGGGGGGACGCTGGGCGGCGCCGCGCGCGGGGCCACCGTGGTGGCGGCCCTGGCGGTGCTGGTGGCGGGATATCGCGTGGGCCACAGCGGTGGGGAGCTGGTCTACCGCTACGGCGCGGCCCAGGCCTACGTGGACGGCGCTGCGACCCGGGTCGACGCCCGGACGGCCGACCGCGTGGAGCGGGAGGACGACGACGACCGACGCTGAGGGTGCGGGCTCGGGAGCTCAGGCTGCGGGGGAAGCGACCACCCGGAGCCGGGCTCCCGAGGGCTCCCGGACGCGGAGATCGTCGTCGGTCGTGGCCGGTTCCACGCCCAGCGCGTCGAATCGACGCGCGAGGGCGTCGAGGTCCGCGCGCCGGACTTCCAGCGTGAAGCCGGCCAGACCGGCCGCGCCCGCCCGGGGGGCGGGAAAGCCCAGCGACGACCAGGTGTTCAACCCGATGTGATGGTGGTAGCCCCCAGCGGCCAGGAAGCTCGCCCGCGCGCCCCACAGCTGCATCCGCTCCAGGCCCACACCCTCGCGGTAGAAGCGGTCCGCCTCGCCCAGGTCCCCCACGCGCAGGTGGATGTGGCCGACGCGCGTGTCCGGGTCGGGCCCGGTCGTGCGGCCTTCCTCCAGGAGCGCGCGCACGTCCAACGGCTCCGTCACCATGGCCAGCTGGTCGCCCTCCCGCGGCCATTCCCGGGAGGGTCGGTCCCGGTAGATCTCGATCCCGTTGCCTTCGGGATCGCTCAGGTAGAGCGCCTCGCTCACACCGTGATCCGCGACGCCCTCGAGCGTCATCCCACCGCCGTGCAACCGCAGCAGCGCGTCGGCCAGCGCCTGGCGCGACGGCACCAGGAACGCGGTA
Coding sequences within:
- a CDS encoding spondin domain-containing protein, with the translated sequence MRRPVVATLTLLGLAACTEGVNDVAPVQDVEALTAAHDTDATDDVRVYEVTVHNLTANQAFTPPVAATHRWATTVFALGQPASGGVQQIAENGNIDPLVMALSADP
- the crcB gene encoding fluoride efflux transporter CrcB; its protein translation is MPDLRGERLSGDPMNGVALSHLLLVGVGGFVGSVVRYLAGVLAQRVVPVGVFPLGTLSVNLLGCFAIGVAGRWVELQPSPDPTVRLFVLVGLLGGFTTFSAFAAESVGLFQAGHAGRAVVNVLVQVGLGLVAAALGYRLLPS
- a CDS encoding VOC family protein yields the protein MVHGPSDLPDLRIADVTLAAEDVPTLSTYYRELLGLDVLDSSAVRVTLGFGTPLLVIERALLPRSPATTGLFHTAFLVPSRQALADALLRLHGGGMTLEGVADHGVSEALYLSDPEGNGIEIYRDRPSREWPREGDQLAMVTEPLDVRALLEEGRTTGPDPDTRVGHIHLRVGDLGEADRFYREGVGLERMQLWGARASFLAAGGYHHHIGLNTWSSLGFPAPRAGAAGLAGFTLEVRRADLDALARRFDALGVEPATTDDDLRVREPSGARLRVVASPAA